In the Thermodesulfovibrio yellowstonii DSM 11347 genome, one interval contains:
- a CDS encoding Slp family lipoprotein: protein MLQKFFISVKFFILVISLFFVFSCATLPKPLQDIPSLKDVPFKVVKDNPDKYKDISLLWGGRITNCINTQDGTVFEILHLPLDREGYPEETDASEGRFIVKSKNFLDCAVYSKGRLLTVAGRFKGLQEGKIDTMPYIFPVIEAQATYLWKKTKYYPNYYWHPSIWFWYGSPGWWFEYGYPPWW, encoded by the coding sequence ATGTTACAGAAGTTTTTTATTTCTGTTAAATTTTTTATATTAGTAATTTCATTGTTTTTTGTATTCAGTTGTGCAACTTTGCCTAAACCTTTACAGGATATTCCTTCATTAAAAGATGTGCCTTTCAAAGTCGTTAAAGATAATCCTGACAAATACAAGGATATATCTCTTTTATGGGGTGGAAGAATTACAAATTGTATCAATACTCAGGATGGAACAGTTTTTGAGATTCTTCATTTACCTCTTGATAGAGAAGGTTATCCAGAAGAGACAGATGCTTCAGAGGGAAGATTTATTGTAAAATCAAAAAATTTTCTTGACTGTGCTGTTTACTCAAAAGGAAGACTACTAACAGTTGCCGGGAGATTTAAAGGACTGCAAGAGGGCAAGATTGATACAATGCCTTACATTTTTCCTGTTATTGAGGCTCAGGCAACGTATCTGTGGAAAAAAACAAAATACTATCCTAATTATTACTGGCATCCTTCAATATGGTTTTGGTATGGTTCTCCTGGTTGGTGGTTTGAGTATGGATATCCTCCGTGGTGGTAG
- a CDS encoding response regulator transcription factor: MPKAVICENNKEIQQTLSDYLRSLGFECLSPSNNEEALGMIGLEDVVLIIIGQEYSEIIKEILSFPMYRRREIIVFSLSNSIATMDRLYAFVQGVDFIINLKDLNNFPIIFKKAYAEYQKTYRLFKEVITK, encoded by the coding sequence ATGCCAAAAGCTGTTATATGCGAAAACAATAAGGAAATCCAACAAACTTTATCTGATTATCTAAGGTCATTAGGCTTTGAATGCCTTAGCCCTTCAAATAATGAAGAGGCTTTAGGGATGATCGGACTTGAAGACGTAGTTTTAATTATAATAGGGCAAGAATACAGTGAAATAATCAAGGAAATATTATCTTTTCCGATGTATCGGAGAAGAGAGATTATTGTATTTTCTCTAAGTAATTCAATAGCAACAATGGATAGGCTTTATGCATTTGTTCAAGGCGTAGATTTCATTATAAATCTTAAAGATTTGAACAACTTCCCTATAATTTTTAAAAAGGCTTATGCTGAATACCAAAAAACTTACAGACTATTTAAAGAGGTAATAACAAAGTAA
- a CDS encoding type IV pilus twitching motility protein PilT: MARIDAFFKLMLENKASDLHLVAGSQPVLRIHGELVRVQYKVLDNDELRKFLYEITPEEKIKIFEETGDLDFAHEIPGVARFRVNYFMHKEGIGAAFRHIPNEIKTIDQLGLPVVLKKFAMLKKGIVLVTGPTGSGKSTTLAAIIDYANSNRKERIITIEDPIEFVHPNKGCVISYREVGTHTESFAKALRAALREDPDIVLVGEMRDMETIQLALEAAATGHLVFSTLHTSSAIKTVDRIIDVFPPEQQAQVRTSLSESLQAVVAQTLLKRADGKGRVAACEILINTYAVANLIREGKTHQILSIMQTSKKIGMQTMDDTLLQLLQEGKIAPEDAYERATDKQKFVKFLKEVPQEGLT; encoded by the coding sequence ATGGCTCGGATAGATGCCTTTTTTAAACTAATGCTTGAAAACAAAGCAAGTGATCTTCATCTTGTTGCTGGAAGTCAGCCAGTTTTAAGAATTCACGGAGAGCTTGTCAGGGTTCAGTATAAAGTTCTTGATAATGATGAACTTAGGAAGTTTCTTTATGAAATTACACCAGAGGAAAAAATCAAAATATTTGAGGAAACAGGAGATCTTGATTTTGCTCATGAAATACCTGGTGTTGCTCGTTTTCGTGTTAACTATTTTATGCATAAGGAAGGAATTGGCGCAGCATTCAGGCACATTCCTAATGAAATAAAAACAATTGATCAGCTTGGGTTGCCAGTTGTATTAAAAAAGTTCGCAATGCTTAAAAAGGGAATTGTTCTTGTTACAGGTCCTACAGGTTCAGGAAAATCAACAACCCTTGCTGCTATTATTGATTATGCAAACAGTAACAGAAAAGAAAGAATAATAACTATTGAAGACCCCATAGAGTTTGTTCATCCGAATAAAGGCTGCGTTATCTCTTACAGAGAAGTAGGAACTCATACAGAAAGCTTTGCGAAAGCCTTAAGAGCTGCTCTTAGAGAAGACCCAGATATAGTTTTGGTTGGTGAGATGAGAGACATGGAGACAATTCAGCTTGCTCTGGAAGCTGCTGCTACAGGACATCTTGTATTCAGTACACTTCATACTTCATCAGCCATTAAAACAGTTGATAGAATTATTGATGTTTTTCCACCTGAACAGCAGGCGCAGGTAAGGACATCTCTAAGTGAGTCTTTGCAAGCAGTTGTTGCTCAGACACTTTTAAAAAGGGCTGATGGTAAGGGAAGAGTTGCAGCATGTGAGATTTTGATTAACACCTATGCTGTTGCAAATCTTATAAGAGAGGGAAAAACCCATCAAATACTCTCAATTATGCAGACAAGCAAAAAAATAGGCATGCAGACAATGGATGATACTTTATTGCAACTTCTTCAGGAAGGCAAAATTGCACCAGAGGATGCCTATGAAAGAGCAACGGACAAGCAGAAATTTGTTAAATTTCTTAAAGAAGTTCCTCAAGAAGGACTTACATGA
- a CDS encoding type IV pilus twitching motility protein PilT, which produces MRKQEFDYILDKICETCPELSDIVFTVGRPFQVLHWGELKPVQLKNVPIESLIPFHTERIALILMNNQKRLIENLIKDGYCDTSYAIQKARFRVNIFSQRGSYSIVMRKLPVKIPTVEELRLPPIIKEIAKERMGLVLVTGATGSGKSSTLAAILNIINETRASHIITLEDPVEFVHPHKKSTFNQRELGVDFHNFADGLRAALRQAPHVILVGEIRDRETLEIAIMAAETGHLVLSTLHTTDAGQTIGRIVGMFPPDDESYIRLRISDTLKWVVGQRLLPRIDKGRVAVTEIMRNTLRVRELIINGETAEKTFYDIIETSEAAGMHTFDQSILKCYKEGLITEETAIAFASRRSKVIMEIDKIKSQRGEKTTDIEGLKLDIDYDKK; this is translated from the coding sequence ATGAGGAAACAGGAATTTGATTATATTCTTGATAAAATTTGTGAGACCTGTCCTGAATTATCAGATATTGTTTTTACAGTTGGAAGACCCTTTCAGGTGCTTCATTGGGGTGAACTAAAACCTGTTCAATTGAAAAATGTTCCGATTGAATCTCTTATTCCTTTTCATACAGAAAGAATAGCTCTAATCCTGATGAATAACCAAAAAAGACTTATTGAAAATCTTATAAAAGATGGATACTGTGATACAAGCTATGCTATACAGAAAGCAAGATTTAGGGTGAATATTTTTTCTCAGAGAGGAAGTTACTCAATTGTTATGAGGAAGCTTCCTGTGAAGATACCTACAGTTGAAGAACTGCGATTGCCTCCTATAATTAAAGAGATTGCAAAAGAAAGAATGGGACTTGTTTTAGTTACAGGAGCAACAGGTTCTGGTAAATCTTCAACGCTTGCGGCAATTTTAAATATCATTAATGAGACAAGAGCATCTCATATAATAACTCTTGAAGATCCTGTTGAGTTTGTACACCCCCATAAAAAATCAACATTTAATCAGAGGGAACTTGGAGTAGACTTCCATAATTTTGCAGACGGGCTTCGTGCTGCACTCAGACAAGCTCCACATGTAATACTTGTTGGAGAAATAAGAGATAGGGAAACGCTTGAAATAGCCATTATGGCAGCTGAAACAGGACATCTTGTTCTGAGCACACTTCATACCACAGATGCAGGACAGACGATTGGAAGAATAGTTGGAATGTTTCCGCCTGATGATGAGTCCTATATAAGGCTCAGGATTTCAGATACACTTAAATGGGTTGTAGGACAGAGGCTTCTACCAAGAATTGACAAAGGAAGAGTAGCTGTAACAGAAATAATGCGGAATACTTTAAGAGTGAGGGAATTAATTATAAACGGTGAAACTGCTGAAAAAACTTTTTATGACATAATAGAGACTTCAGAAGCTGCTGGAATGCATACCTTTGACCAGTCAATTCTTAAATGCTATAAAGAAGGCTTAATAACTGAAGAAACAGCTATAGCATTTGCATCAAGAAGATCCAAGGTTATTATGGAAATAGATAAAATCAAATCTCAAAGGGGAGAAAAGACTACAGATATTGAAGGATTAAAACTTGATATAGATTATGATAAAAAATAA